One window of the Leptotrichia massiliensis genome contains the following:
- a CDS encoding transglycosylase SLT domain-containing protein, with protein MKKCILFLMIVSNISFSGGEISFQKQKEKVEQERIEKLKTQKDNEADKNKELNDSPKEDTSNIQSQSNRLFYDDKAVKNVNNTSHIQKNIGSKKLIEYIKTQNSRLNENEIRNILGYVFKYSKEYNFNPYLVLAVMNTESHFNHSTVSSAGARGLMQLMPFNFREFGVDNSISGNIKGGVLHLKRDYEKTGSVSKMLVCYNAGCGRLANNAWKGIKETREYIPKVIQKYNKIINL; from the coding sequence ATGAAAAAGTGCATATTGTTTCTTATGATAGTTTCAAACATTTCCTTTTCTGGCGGAGAGATAAGTTTTCAGAAACAGAAGGAAAAAGTTGAGCAGGAAAGAATTGAGAAATTAAAAACACAAAAGGATAATGAGGCTGACAAAAATAAAGAATTAAACGATTCGCCTAAAGAAGATACAAGCAATATTCAATCGCAAAGCAACAGATTATTTTATGATGATAAGGCTGTAAAAAATGTTAATAATACTTCCCATATTCAAAAAAATATTGGGAGTAAAAAACTTATTGAATATATTAAAACACAGAACAGCAGACTGAATGAAAATGAAATACGAAATATACTTGGCTATGTTTTCAAATATAGCAAGGAATATAACTTTAATCCATATTTGGTTTTAGCGGTTATGAATACTGAAAGTCATTTTAATCATTCAACAGTATCAAGTGCTGGAGCAAGAGGGCTTATGCAGTTAATGCCTTTTAACTTTAGGGAATTTGGAGTGGATAACAGCATATCAGGAAATATAAAGGGAGGTGTGCTGCATTTAAAAAGAGATTATGAAAAAACTGGGAGTGTTTCAAAAATGCTGGTCTGCTATAATGCTGGCTGTGGAAGATTAGCAAATAACGCTTGGAAAGGGATAAAGGAAACAAGGGAATATATACCAAAAGTAATTCAGAAATATAATAAAATAATAAACTTGTAA
- the traD gene encoding conjugal transfer protein TraD, whose product MSLEYEDKTIKLKSNEKKKIEIHKKIVKTDEKIREIRREIANDTRRLNTSEKNEKWKQRTRKLIEMGVLLEIADILNEDKATLLGYFMKFQFLSNDEIKDCKIMGGEEFQMREEKKRMLKRRLEKKDAFR is encoded by the coding sequence ATGAGTTTAGAATATGAAGACAAGACGATAAAACTAAAATCTAATGAAAAAAAGAAAATTGAAATACATAAGAAAATAGTCAAGACAGATGAAAAAATAAGAGAAATCAGAAGAGAAATAGCAAATGATACAAGAAGATTAAATACATCAGAAAAAAATGAGAAATGGAAGCAAAGAACAAGAAAACTGATTGAAATGGGAGTTTTGCTTGAAATTGCGGATATTTTAAATGAAGATAAGGCAACGTTGCTGGGATATTTTATGAAATTTCAGTTTTTAAGCAATGATGAAATTAAAGACTGTAAAATTATGGGTGGTGAAGAGTTTCAGATGAGAGAAGAAAAGAAGCGGATGTTAAAACGAAGATTGGAGAAAAAAGATGCGTTTAGATAA
- a CDS encoding DUF4116 domain-containing protein, whose product MIKSNLTLEQFKLCVTPVLDEEILRKRAENNLDDSKWEKLVMKKLDVNQMKEIRKGFEKGLSEEDVELYVKSGYGSKTMEKIRNMLEKDKNNEYLREYLMLKDKKEIKSITNEKLEKYIEENKMNELRNKADKMEKWYEASIYAGKNTFKYYSSEKIRDDEKYVMKKVKENGKNLEYASERLKNNRDLVLEAVKQDGRALQFASEELKNDKEIVMESVKNYPNSYQYASSEMQKDEDVVTEVLKRNEDALSYGDENIKQEIEEIKEKYKDSDFDGLTDREEKFVYGTNPYLKDTDLDGKTDYEEIKINYTNPKIKSKGIEIERIAKEMISK is encoded by the coding sequence ATGATAAAATCAAATTTGACTCTTGAACAGTTTAAATTATGTGTAACACCTGTACTTGATGAGGAAATATTGCGAAAAAGAGCTGAAAATAACTTGGATGATAGCAAATGGGAAAAACTTGTAATGAAAAAACTGGATGTAAATCAGATGAAGGAAATAAGGAAAGGATTTGAAAAAGGGTTATCAGAAGAGGATGTTGAGCTGTATGTAAAAAGTGGATATGGCAGCAAAACAATGGAAAAAATCAGGAATATGCTTGAAAAAGATAAAAATAACGAGTATCTTCGAGAATATCTGATGTTAAAGGATAAAAAGGAAATAAAATCAATTACTAATGAAAAATTGGAAAAATACATTGAGGAAAACAAAATGAATGAACTTAGAAATAAGGCTGATAAAATGGAAAAATGGTATGAAGCCTCAATATATGCAGGTAAAAATACATTTAAATATTATTCTTCAGAAAAAATAAGAGATGATGAAAAATATGTTATGAAAAAAGTCAAAGAAAATGGGAAAAATCTTGAATATGCAAGTGAAAGGCTTAAAAATAACAGGGATTTAGTTTTGGAAGCAGTAAAACAGGATGGACGTGCTTTACAATTTGCAAGCGAGGAATTAAAAAATGATAAGGAAATAGTGATGGAATCTGTAAAAAACTACCCTAATTCCTATCAATATGCAAGTTCTGAAATGCAAAAGGATGAAGATGTCGTAACGGAAGTTTTAAAGAGAAATGAAGACGCTCTAAGTTATGGAGATGAAAATATTAAGCAGGAAATAGAGGAAATTAAGGAAAAATACAAGGACAGTGATTTTGATGGGCTGACAGATAGAGAAGAAAAATTTGTGTATGGAACAAATCCTTATTTAAAAGATACTGATTTGGATGGAAAGACTGACTATGAGGAAATAAAGATAAATTATACAAATCCGAAAATAAAAAGCAAGGGCATTGAAATTGAAAGAATAGCAAAGGAGATGATTAGTAAATGA
- a CDS encoding S26 family signal peptidase, with protein sequence MDIRTKKFNLIMLSVSIFFAITFTGLHLLSKIYVINVTPSIPLGIYKLEKFDGVLKKGDLVVYEIDNKYKNLTSIKGTMFKSVKPAAAFYEDKVEIKDNRIYVNDEDYGEIFPKISSNFNGKIKEDEVLTLSKVKGTFDGRYYGAIKKSKIEKKVRLIYEFRI encoded by the coding sequence GTGGATATACGAACTAAAAAGTTTAACTTGATAATGCTTTCTGTATCAATATTTTTTGCCATAACATTCACAGGGCTACATCTATTGTCAAAAATTTATGTAATAAATGTAACACCGTCAATTCCATTAGGAATATATAAACTGGAAAAATTTGATGGAGTATTGAAAAAGGGGGATTTAGTTGTTTATGAGATAGATAATAAGTATAAAAATTTGACAAGCATAAAAGGGACAATGTTTAAATCGGTAAAGCCTGCTGCTGCATTTTATGAGGATAAAGTTGAGATAAAAGATAATCGGATATATGTAAATGACGAAGATTATGGAGAAATATTTCCTAAAATATCGTCTAATTTCAATGGGAAAATAAAGGAAGATGAAGTTTTGACATTATCTAAAGTTAAGGGAACATTTGATGGAAGATATTATGGTGCAATAAAAAAGTCAAAAATAGAGAAAAAAGTAAGGTTGATATATGAGTTTAGAATATGA
- a CDS encoding peptidoglycan amidohydrolase family protein encodes MKKIVISLFFILNLIAVSAGNKGNYDVAKYRQDVVNYAMAQVGKAYSQANRMGANTYDCSSFVDRTSQAAGMSSVTGANTKNWANTTASMRAGAKATKIATNQIKPGDAILFNGHVVYAIGTANGCSIDVVHASNSKPYPKGGVKISKGYNICKAHGGYSGVITAEQVLINNGYTPVNSDGTVAVPPAGSTVSANRGHSGNNASTASTKSSLSVDWDNIQNEFVQMINSGIEKMTPGLLVLLSVLTVLEIMWILYGYIVKNVLENLWMSLLRIMIRFSILAYVIPNAISLIDMGYGIFSGIGSYFMGNSGGTVTLNSIWAIAGRETGKILKIINESNFNFFNIITDSRLFFEELGKMLLLIGVIILVYYFVVRIIFEMMMAVLQFRMALGLSWIFLPFDVNSITKRDLGNKALTTLFLTGSKIVVIMALGGIVFKNLDAAGFGEVTFKELKYETIFLFITVGMVMAFVMNEADKITTTLAKGN; translated from the coding sequence ATGAAAAAAATTGTAATTAGCTTGTTTTTCATTCTTAATTTGATAGCAGTTTCTGCTGGAAATAAAGGAAATTATGATGTAGCAAAATATAGACAGGATGTTGTTAATTATGCAATGGCACAAGTAGGAAAGGCATATAGTCAGGCTAATAGAATGGGAGCAAATACTTATGACTGTTCCAGTTTTGTAGATAGAACTTCACAAGCGGCAGGTATGAGTTCTGTTACAGGAGCGAATACTAAAAATTGGGCAAATACAACAGCGAGTATGAGAGCAGGAGCAAAGGCGACTAAAATAGCAACCAATCAAATAAAACCAGGAGATGCCATTTTATTTAATGGACATGTAGTTTATGCAATTGGCACAGCAAATGGATGTAGTATTGATGTTGTTCACGCTTCAAATTCAAAACCATATCCTAAAGGTGGAGTAAAAATATCAAAAGGCTACAATATATGTAAGGCACATGGAGGATATTCAGGAGTTATTACAGCAGAGCAGGTATTGATAAATAACGGATATACTCCAGTAAATTCAGATGGAACAGTTGCAGTACCTCCAGCAGGTTCAACAGTGTCTGCAAACAGAGGGCATTCTGGAAATAATGCTTCAACTGCTTCCACAAAATCATCGTTATCAGTAGATTGGGATAATATTCAAAATGAATTTGTACAAATGATAAATAGCGGGATAGAAAAAATGACACCTGGCTTATTAGTTCTTTTAAGTGTACTCACAGTTCTTGAAATAATGTGGATTCTATATGGCTATATAGTAAAAAATGTATTGGAAAATTTATGGATGTCCTTACTCAGAATAATGATAAGATTTTCAATACTGGCATATGTTATACCTAATGCAATTTCTTTAATTGATATGGGGTATGGAATATTTTCTGGAATTGGCTCATATTTTATGGGAAACAGTGGAGGGACTGTAACTTTAAACAGTATATGGGCAATAGCTGGAAGGGAAACAGGGAAAATCTTAAAGATTATTAATGAATCAAACTTTAATTTTTTTAATATTATTACTGATTCAAGGCTATTTTTTGAAGAACTTGGGAAAATGTTATTGTTAATAGGGGTTATTATTCTTGTTTATTATTTTGTGGTAAGAATAATATTTGAAATGATGATGGCGGTATTACAGTTTAGAATGGCTTTGGGATTATCTTGGATATTTTTACCTTTTGATGTAAATTCGATTACAAAAAGGGACTTAGGAAATAAAGCATTGACAACGCTATTTCTCACAGGAAGTAAAATAGTTGTCATAATGGCACTGGGAGGAATAGTATTTAAAAACTTGGATGCGGCAGGATTTGGGGAAGTTACTTTTAAGGAATTGAAATACGAAACAATATTTTTGTTTATCACAGTAGGAATGGTAATGGCTTTTGTAATGAATGAAGCAGATAAGATAACAACAACACTTGCCAAAGGAAATTAA
- a CDS encoding restriction endonuclease subunit S has protein sequence MKYKKFITRAKFLSWLFFSITWELRKLGEVGTTYTGLSEKTKEDFGHGNGKFVTYMNIFSNAVGFLDMTEAVEIDDSQNKVLFGDVLFTTSSETPEEVGMSSVWLGNVENTYLNSFCFGYRPMVEFNPYYLAYMLRSSSMRKNITFLAQGISRYNISKNKMMDIEMPIPNIEEQKQIGSYFRSLDNLITLHQRN, from the coding sequence ATGAAGTATAAGAAATTCATTACAAGAGCCAAGTTTTTATCTTGGCTTTTCTTTTCAATAACTTGGGAACTGCGTAAGTTGGGGGAGGTAGGAACAACCTATACAGGATTGTCAGAAAAAACGAAAGAAGATTTCGGACACGGTAATGGGAAATTTGTAACTTATATGAATATATTTTCTAATGCTGTCGGTTTTCTGGATATGACTGAAGCAGTTGAAATTGATGATAGTCAAAACAAAGTTCTTTTTGGAGATGTGCTATTTACCACATCATCAGAAACGCCTGAGGAAGTGGGGATGTCCTCTGTTTGGCTTGGAAACGTTGAAAATACTTACTTAAACAGCTTTTGCTTTGGATATAGACCAATGGTTGAGTTTAATCCTTATTATCTTGCTTATATGCTTCGTTCTTCCTCAATGAGAAAGAATATAACATTTTTGGCACAGGGCATTTCAAGATATAACATATCCAAAAACAAGATGATGGATATTGAAATGCCTATTCCAAATATAGAAGAACAGAAGCAGATTGGTTCATACTTCCGCAGTCTTGACAACCTTATCACCCTTCATCAGCGTAATTAA
- a CDS encoding IS91 family transposase codes for MSKGFIKFKCPLCPVIHKFPLTCKSKLCPSCGFKYSSIWSQNIMKHILNIEHRHVLFTIPKECRQFFFYDRNLLSKLSAAVNEIFKFCFHNISRKKLRKNKISKYSEKYFTDSDIVHYGLISIIHTFGRDLKWNPHIHAIVSLGGFTKNFDFKKMRHFNVDTIAGQWKYHVLKIIQNGEYNDSKIKKKALDTAAKLYKEDKRFFFNVGDGDINSTKGIIRYLGRYLARSPIAEYKITEIDDDKVTFFFNDLANNKKKTFITMSAEKFISQILIHLPPKNFKMVNRYGFYSRHISDKLKKAMEPFKKNIVVSKYSFYQRQMYITFGMNPFFCPECKIRMIVWEFYHYLFPPPYIL; via the coding sequence ATGTCTAAGGGTTTCATTAAATTTAAATGTCCTCTCTGTCCTGTTATCCACAAGTTCCCTCTTACCTGTAAGTCTAAACTTTGTCCTTCATGTGGTTTCAAATATTCCAGTATCTGGTCTCAGAACATTATGAAACATATTCTGAATATTGAACATCGGCATGTGCTCTTTACTATACCTAAAGAATGCAGACAATTTTTCTTCTATGACAGAAACCTCCTCTCAAAGCTTTCTGCCGCCGTTAACGAAATCTTTAAGTTCTGCTTCCATAATATCTCCAGAAAGAAACTGAGAAAAAATAAAATATCAAAATATTCTGAAAAATATTTCACTGACTCTGACATCGTACACTATGGCCTCATTTCAATTATACATACTTTTGGAAGGGATCTTAAATGGAATCCGCATATCCATGCCATTGTTTCTTTGGGTGGATTTACTAAAAATTTTGACTTCAAGAAAATGAGACATTTTAATGTGGATACTATTGCCGGTCAATGGAAATACCATGTCCTCAAAATTATTCAGAATGGAGAATATAATGACAGTAAAATTAAAAAAAAGGCCTTGGACACTGCTGCAAAACTTTACAAAGAAGACAAAAGATTCTTCTTTAATGTCGGTGACGGTGACATCAACAGCACAAAGGGTATTATCAGATATCTTGGAAGATATCTCGCCCGTTCTCCTATTGCTGAATACAAGATTACTGAAATTGATGATGATAAAGTTACTTTCTTTTTCAATGACCTTGCTAACAATAAAAAGAAAACTTTCATTACAATGTCTGCTGAAAAATTTATCTCACAGATTCTCATTCACCTGCCTCCTAAAAACTTTAAAATGGTAAACAGGTACGGTTTCTATTCAAGACATATTTCCGATAAACTTAAAAAGGCTATGGAGCCTTTTAAGAAAAATATTGTCGTATCAAAATATTCATTTTATCAGAGACAGATGTACATAACTTTTGGAATGAATCCCTTTTTCTGTCCTGAATGTAAAATCAGGATGATTGTCTGGGAATTCTATCATTATCTTTTTCCACCCCCATATATATTATAG
- a CDS encoding Panacea domain-containing protein has product MENLLDVASYIYNRYKKENNKCIDEMKLHKLLYFSQRESFIQKNEALFEDIFYGWKFGPVLKKIREIYKNGKFLKKIPKDVEDRILPIMNEIFQNYSCKNSWSLSRLSHGEISWKNSRKGIDDEENGNCPIDINDIKKDANRIISRKKLLQDFKFL; this is encoded by the coding sequence ATGGAAAATTTACTAGACGTAGCATCATATATTTATAATAGATATAAAAAAGAAAATAATAAATGTATTGATGAAATGAAACTTCACAAATTACTTTATTTTTCTCAAAGAGAATCATTTATTCAAAAAAATGAGGCTCTTTTTGAGGATATATTTTATGGTTGGAAATTTGGACCTGTTCTTAAAAAAATTAGAGAAATTTACAAAAATGGAAAGTTTTTAAAAAAAATACCAAAAGATGTCGAAGATAGGATTTTACCAATAATGAATGAAATTTTTCAAAACTATTCTTGTAAAAATTCATGGAGTCTTAGTAGACTATCTCATGGTGAAATTTCTTGGAAAAATTCTAGAAAAGGTATTGATGATGAAGAAAATGGAAATTGTCCAATTGATATTAATGATATAAAAAAAGATGCTAACAGAATAATTTCTAGAAAAAAATTATTACAAGATTTTAAATTTTTATAA
- a CDS encoding C40 family peptidase — MFNNIVKILMGISVISSLSFSKGEINFQKQLINEDSKKMEIIENNTTKSNKDREEKIRYKIVEFSKTQIGKPYVYGATGSSSFDCSSFVQYVFKKTLGIIIPRVSAEQSVFKPKLHNNIKKGDLLFFETLEKGRISHVGMYIGNRQFIHASSKSKRVIVSDFTGFYQDKFRWAVSVI; from the coding sequence ATGTTTAATAATATTGTAAAAATTTTAATGGGAATATCAGTTATTTCTTCGTTATCTTTTTCTAAGGGGGAAATTAATTTTCAGAAACAATTAATAAATGAAGATAGTAAAAAGATGGAAATAATTGAAAATAACACAACTAAGAGCAATAAAGACAGAGAAGAAAAAATAAGATATAAAATTGTAGAATTTTCAAAAACTCAGATTGGAAAGCCTTATGTGTATGGTGCAACTGGAAGTAGCAGTTTTGACTGTTCCAGCTTTGTACAGTATGTGTTCAAAAAAACATTGGGAATTATAATTCCTCGTGTTTCGGCAGAACAGTCAGTATTTAAGCCAAAATTGCATAATAATATTAAGAAGGGGGACTTGCTATTTTTTGAAACTTTAGAAAAAGGCAGAATTTCACATGTGGGAATGTATATTGGGAATAGACAGTTTATACACGCTAGTTCAAAAAGTAAAAGAGTAATTGTTTCAGACTTTACTGGATTTTATCAGGATAAGTTTAGATGGGCAGTGTCGGTTATATAA
- a CDS encoding TnpV protein: MDKKFQVLVPNLEEEEIDLSKLNSWGRARMKYLEQEKAEFLKNLLMKREVMEHLFSIQTEVEKFWEIEKPKMMKTMGLTEELKEKDQMEWVRLMNSLLSSLREITYNQIIYK; encoded by the coding sequence ATGGACAAGAAGTTTCAAGTGCTAGTTCCGAATTTAGAGGAAGAAGAAATAGACTTGAGCAAACTCAACTCTTGGGGACGAGCGAGAATGAAATATCTGGAACAAGAGAAAGCGGAATTTTTGAAAAATCTTCTAATGAAGAGAGAAGTTATGGAACATCTATTTTCAATTCAGACAGAAGTGGAGAAATTTTGGGAGATAGAAAAACCCAAAATGATGAAAACTATGGGATTAACCGAAGAATTAAAAGAAAAGGATCAAATGGAATGGGTAAGGCTTATGAACAGCCTACTCTCTTCTCTCAGGGAAATAACTTACAATCAGATAATTTACAAATAG
- a CDS encoding IS30 family transposase: MEERDERIGERLEHGHWEVDTVLGKKGTLACLLVLTERKTRLQLIRKLENRTALHTEGRIKELIEEYPGSIKTLTSDNGSEFMKVDEIEGLGVGYFYAHSFSSWERGSNENNNKLIRRFIPKGTDITDITEEELKSIEEWMNNYPRKLFNGKSSKEMYDIELKQYIS, from the coding sequence ATAGAGGAAAGAGATGAAAGGATAGGGGAACGTTTAGAGCATGGGCACTGGGAAGTGGATACAGTATTAGGTAAGAAGGGGACATTGGCATGTCTTCTTGTACTGACAGAACGAAAGACAAGGCTTCAGCTGATAAGGAAGCTGGAAAACAGGACAGCATTACATACAGAAGGAAGAATAAAGGAATTAATAGAGGAATATCCAGGTTCAATAAAGACACTTACGAGTGACAATGGGAGTGAATTTATGAAGGTTGATGAGATAGAAGGACTGGGAGTAGGATATTTTTATGCACACAGCTTCAGTTCGTGGGAACGAGGGAGCAACGAAAATAATAATAAGCTGATAAGAAGGTTTATACCAAAAGGGACAGATATAACAGATATAACGGAAGAAGAACTAAAGAGTATAGAGGAATGGATGAATAATTATCCGAGAAAACTTTTTAATGGAAAAAGCTCAAAAGAAATGTATGATATTGAACTGAAACAGTACATTTCATAA
- a CDS encoding type IA DNA topoisomerase, with product MKKLIIAEKPSLARNIASALNVKVNKEGYMENEKYIVSWAFGHLFKLRDVDGYLGEKRKWSEVKLPFFPEEFEFELKNDLGIKKQYKILKNLINSKEVDEILNTGDADREGQIIVDIIINTIKTNKKIKRLWLPEQTEETIRKAINNLEDNFKYKNLHNEGLARTYMDWLMGINLTRYISLKANTLFPVGRVLIPVIKHIYDKDLAIKNFIPEKYFTIESETMCNGTLLKLICDKKYNLLELEKAKSYSYELNRNKGIVKDITEKEIVLNPPKLFSLSKLQSKLSKENKISFAKSLEIIQNLYEKGFITYPRTNTEYLAEEEKDKVRELIKLYSNYELEFKDSKKIFDSSKIESHSAVMPTLKIPDMNSLNLEEKIIFETVRNRFISNFLKEQVIINQTEIKIAVGNEIFNLKGKSVKQEGFLKYENQKIDNKLPYFEINQEIDIDFKVVDKLTVPPKKVTEENLSNYLKNPFRKEKNQENEDDTQEYREIMKGVEIGTEATRTGIIENAKKYGYITSEKQNFSITEKGIKLIELLDLLHINLYAEKTVEFSMLQKDIYNNRKTVDDIIEKTKSELQNIINRDTEVEKFEKEMEVIGKCPKCNSNIYENSKSYYCSNYKNGCKTSLWKEVNYFGQKIKINKNNAKKLLRAEQVVFKIKSKSGKEYNAHFGIEINGDYLNLQRKDFIKIEK from the coding sequence ATGAAAAAATTAATAATAGCAGAAAAGCCAAGTCTTGCACGTAATATTGCAAGTGCATTGAATGTCAAGGTTAATAAAGAGGGGTATATGGAAAATGAAAAGTATATTGTTTCTTGGGCTTTTGGACATTTGTTTAAATTAAGGGATGTTGATGGATATCTTGGAGAAAAAAGAAAATGGAGTGAGGTTAAACTGCCATTTTTCCCTGAAGAGTTTGAATTTGAATTAAAAAATGATTTGGGAATAAAGAAACAGTATAAGATATTAAAAAATCTTATTAATAGCAAGGAAGTTGATGAGATATTAAATACAGGAGATGCAGACAGGGAAGGGCAAATTATAGTCGATATTATTATTAATACTATAAAGACTAATAAAAAGATAAAAAGATTGTGGCTTCCTGAACAAACTGAAGAAACCATAAGAAAAGCTATAAATAATCTTGAAGATAATTTTAAATATAAAAATTTACATAATGAGGGGCTTGCAAGGACATATATGGACTGGCTTATGGGAATCAATCTTACAAGATATATTTCGTTAAAGGCAAACACGCTTTTTCCAGTCGGACGTGTTCTTATTCCAGTTATAAAACATATTTATGATAAAGATTTGGCAATTAAAAATTTCATTCCTGAAAAATATTTTACTATTGAGAGTGAAACTATGTGTAATGGAACTTTGTTAAAACTTATTTGTGATAAAAAATACAATCTTTTAGAACTTGAAAAAGCTAAAAGTTATTCGTATGAGTTAAATAGAAATAAAGGGATTGTAAAGGATATAACTGAAAAGGAAATTGTTCTTAATCCTCCAAAACTTTTTTCACTTTCAAAATTACAAAGTAAATTATCGAAGGAAAATAAAATAAGTTTTGCAAAATCTCTTGAAATTATACAAAATCTCTATGAAAAGGGATTTATTACATATCCTAGAACAAATACAGAATATCTTGCTGAAGAGGAAAAAGACAAGGTAAGAGAACTTATAAAATTATATAGTAATTATGAACTGGAGTTTAAAGATAGTAAAAAAATATTTGACAGTAGTAAGATTGAAAGCCATAGTGCAGTAATGCCAACTTTGAAAATTCCTGATATGAATAGTTTGAATTTGGAAGAAAAGATAATTTTTGAAACAGTAAGAAACAGGTTTATTTCTAACTTTTTGAAGGAGCAAGTGATAATTAATCAAACTGAAATAAAGATTGCTGTGGGAAATGAAATATTTAATTTGAAAGGAAAATCAGTAAAGCAGGAAGGATTTTTAAAATATGAAAATCAGAAGATAGATAACAAGTTGCCGTATTTTGAAATTAATCAGGAAATTGATATTGATTTTAAAGTTGTTGATAAATTAACTGTTCCTCCTAAAAAAGTTACTGAGGAAAATTTGAGTAATTATTTAAAAAACCCTTTTAGAAAAGAAAAAAATCAAGAAAATGAGGACGATACACAAGAATATAGAGAAATAATGAAAGGTGTAGAGATTGGGACGGAGGCGACTAGAACAGGGATAATTGAGAATGCTAAGAAATATGGATATATTACTTCTGAAAAACAGAATTTTAGTATAACTGAAAAAGGAATAAAGTTAATTGAACTGCTGGATTTGCTCCATATTAATCTTTATGCAGAAAAGACTGTTGAGTTTTCTATGCTTCAGAAAGATATTTATAATAACAGAAAAACAGTAGATGATATTATTGAAAAAACTAAAAGTGAGTTACAAAATATAATAAATCGAGATACAGAAGTTGAAAAATTTGAAAAAGAAATGGAAGTTATTGGAAAATGTCCTAAATGTAACAGCAATATTTATGAGAACAGTAAAAGTTACTATTGCAGTAATTATAAGAATGGATGTAAAACATCTCTTTGGAAAGAAGTGAATTATTTTGGACAGAAAATAAAGATAAATAAGAATAATGCAAAAAAATTATTAAGAGCGGAACAGGTTGTATTTAAGATAAAAAGTAAAAGCGGAAAGGAGTATAATGCACATTTTGGAATAGAGATAAATGGAGATTATTTGAACTTGCAAAGAAAGGATTTTATAAAAATAGAAAAATGA
- a CDS encoding Panacea domain-containing protein codes for MYDVKDIANWFLIYNSYMETNQGADGISNLKLQKLLYYAQSAYLALKNTPLFSNNIVAWNHGPVVEEVYQKYKKYGSDDIKEFDKVDIDKETEKILTEVYNVFGEYSAWGLRNLTHTEKPYIETKINNVIPQDLMKESFKENYV; via the coding sequence ATGTATGATGTAAAAGATATTGCCAACTGGTTTTTAATTTATAATTCGTATATGGAAACTAATCAAGGTGCGGATGGAATTAGTAATTTAAAATTGCAAAAATTACTTTACTATGCACAATCAGCGTATCTTGCATTAAAAAATACTCCGTTATTTTCAAATAATATTGTAGCGTGGAATCACGGACCAGTAGTTGAGGAAGTATATCAAAAGTATAAAAAGTATGGTTCAGACGATATAAAGGAATTTGATAAAGTAGATATTGATAAGGAAACAGAAAAGATATTGACAGAAGTATATAATGTATTTGGAGAATATTCTGCTTGGGGATTGAGAAATTTAACTCACACAGAAAAACCGTATATAGAAACTAAAATAAATAATGTTATCCCGCAGGATTTGATGAAAGAGAGCTTTAAAGAAAATTATGTCTAA